The segment ccataaatttaccaattatgatttaattagtttttaaatctagagtaaaacaaaaaaatgggtatatcaattttgttttctaaagcATTATTTTGTAAACTATAGAGAAAAATATTGTTGTAcgaatatattttcttttttatttttctcatttaatttgttaataataCATTAGATATAGtcaaatcaaaaaaattaaatacaaaattagcacaataaaaaatttacaattacaACTCAATCAATCATCCGTTAAGTTTGCGGTTTCCATCATGTGTGCTTGTATGGGTTGGGTATAGAGAAGTGCTTTGGGCCCTCAATGTTGTAGGCTAGAGAATTTGGTCTACCAAATCTTAACTTTTtaggatgacaaaaaaaaaatcttaacttTTTAGTTGGCGAGTCCCTCCctcatacatatataaacagaATTTAGTCTCACATTATGATATATGTAGACTTTTAACATCAGTAACTAATGCCACTGTTATTAGTCACCTTCCGTGGTAAGAATTTGGGGAACAGTTTGTGATACTTTTGACTTGGTGCATCTACAAGCTTTCCAGTTTCCCATTGCTACTGAACTAGTCTTATGTGTATGATTATGATATCGATAGATGTTTGGAAATTTCTCTCCAcgtaatttttgttttcatttacaaattagaaaatgaaaagGTCTACTTTTCAATTACATTATTCAATTTAGGCTATGAAGTTTCTGTGGTTGATAAAAATGTATTCCACTGCAATTTTATATGACCCACAGATGTAAAACCAACGCAGttgttttattgtttagaagaaaaatacacatatttataaatttatggaCTTTTAACgataaatatttcattatataactttttgttGCTGGCCGGGCAAAGACAAAATCAGAATAGAAGAACAATGTACAactgttgttcaaaaaaaataatataataataatgtaCAACTCAACTTTTATTTCCACACCAAAAAATACAGAAGAAAAAGCCAGAGAGACTACTTTTAAGACACGGCGAGAAAGTCAACGAGGGAAGCCCAAATACAAGGAAAGGGAtgatttttcatttattaaataaaaagacaagAAAGGAAGAAAATCAGACAGGCAAAACAATTAAGTCTACTTGGTCGTCGTCTTCCACTAATTATCTGGTTTTTATCGAAGACTTTTAGAGAAGTACATTTGCAGTCTGTCAATAACCCTTTCGTCACGGAATTACTCCAAGCCGCGTAGTGGTCGACTCCAAAATCATCCTCTCTTTATGGCTCTCCGATTTTGAGGTAATCCTCTCTACTGGGTTCCCTCtgatttatctattttattacgAGTCGATCTTTTTtgtgggtttagggtttctcgATTTATGTAAAGTTTTCAGGGTCTTGAAATCTTGGAGAAGGTGTTTGCGGAGTCAATTAAAATCAAACATCTGCTTCTCATGGCGAGCTTCTGTTGCTTCGGTTCTTCAGACTACGATGTATGCAAACTCTTGTCTTTccttaatatctttttttttgtagaattgACTTGTTAAATTGATTCTTGCAAGTCTAATTTTAGACTGAAATCGAATCAATGTTTTGGGTCAACGTGCTGGAAGACTTGGTCCTATTGTGTAGTTTTTACACCAATCTGGGTTTAATGCCTTAGCAATTTGTGAAACTGTCTACTGATAAGAGTTATAGATTTTCTTCTCTGAGGTCTTgtaacaattgtttttttacaGCTCGTGACTGGGAGGGCTTCATCTAGTTCTGGGAAAGGAAAAAACAGCGATGGTGAGATTAAATTTGGTTACAGCTTGGTGAAAGGGAAAGCTAATCATCCAATGGAAGATTATTATGTCTCCAAATTCACGAAAgtcgatggcaaggagctcggTTTGTTTGCTATCTACGATGGTCATTTGGGCGAACGTGTTCCTGCTTATCTTCAGAAGCATTTGTTCTCCAACATTCTCAAAGAGGtcctacaatttttttttttttactcacaGCTTCTATCTCGTGCTTGTTCCTCCTTTTTAACCTTTGTCTGTGTGTGTGTTCAGGAGCATTTTTGGTATGATACTCAGAGAGCACTAATTGCTGCCTATGAGAAGACAGACCAGACCATTCTGTCACATTCTGACCTAGGCCGTGGTGGCTCAACCGCCGTAACCGCTATTCTGCTGGATGGACGACGTTTGTGGGTGGCAAATGTGGGTGATTCCCGGGCTGTTTTGTCACGAGGTGGTCAGGCTATACAGATGACTGTTGATCACGAGCCCCACACTGAAAGGTTAAGCATTGAGGATAAAGGAGGCTTCGTATCAAACATGCCAGGTTGGTTACTCTTATTAGATTTTCATACCAAACACATCACTAAGTTATTCAAGCATCCGATCCGTAAACATGTGTTTgtctttgtgtttttcttttaggAGATGTGCCTCGTGTTAACGGGCAGCTAGCAGTTTCCCGTGCTTTTGGGGACAAAAGCCTCAAAACACATCTGCGGTCAGATCCAGACGTTAAAGATTCGTCGATAGATGCTCACACTGATGTTCTAGTTCTTGCTAGTGACGGTCTATGGAAGGTAAAACAATATGGTGTATTCTGTTTTGAATAAGCGGTTTTTGGTTCTGATGTGTAATGGTATATAGGTGATGGCTAACCAAGAAGCGATTGATATCGCCAGAAGAATCAAAGATCCAGTGAAAGCAGCAAAAGAACTAACGACCGAAGCACTAAGAAGAGACAGCAAAGATGATATATCTTGCATCGTCGTCAGATTGAGGTGATGGAATTTTATTCTACAAAACCACCAGAAAACAAAAGGATGAAACTCATTAGAAATGGAagaaaccaaataaataaagtttgattATCAAGAATAGAAGACGatgtaaaatgtatttttaatatatttttgtttcctcCGGTGTAAAATGGTTGATCGGTTTTCCGGATGTTTGGGAATTTGATTGGTTTGATTTGTGTAAGTGAGTGAGAATCATATTATTTGGTGTATAAACACAACTTTTCTTCTGCTTTGATCTGAGAAGATTACTACAAggcatgtgtgtgtgtgtatatctGTTCTTCAGTACTCTTCATGTCTGAAACTTAGTTACAAATAGGGTTTCATTTTTTTACTATAGCCccaaaatttaacaaatttttcCGAATTTTGATCTCCTTGTAGCAGTAACTAGTCTCAGAGGATTGAGTAACACAATTTTTGTgtacaatgatacctgatgacaaaatttgatttattatcAAGTTTAAGTTCAGCCTAATATCaccaaaagaatatatatttgcACAAAACAGATGGTAATTTGTCATGGATATTAATCACATCTGATAACAAAAACATACACaatattatataacattttCGTTATATAAAGAATTACACATTATATAAGATCTTTgttacatatatacatacaaatCCCTGGtaggttttcattttatatatagttaataaaGTAGTATCAGCAGTTTTGAGAACTTTCAATTAATTTATCAGGAAAAGAAATGCAAATGGCTGTACAACTAGAGGAATATAATTGGGGTGAATGAATCATTTCTTTTGTGAAACTGCTTAAGAAAACAAGTTAGACTGATGCCTCAGTTGTAAAGCTTTGATTAATTGAAGATTAACTAGCCAAATAGATTTGGTGCAAGTCTGAGATTCATGTATTTTGTGAAACTGTTTGAGGAAACAAGTTAGAAGCAACAATCAATTAtgatatactccctccgtttcaaattatatgtcgttctagagcaaaatttttgtttcaaaataagtgtcgttttcggttttcaatgcaaaatttattgaaaatattctctattctatttttatattggttgatgtgtattggtaatagtatttttattttggaaatatgtaaaattaaatattttcttaatctgtgtgaaaagacttagaacgacatataatatgaaacagagggagtaatattgACAGAAATATCATGAATTGACTTCTATAATGTTGCCATCCATACACTTTTGGTACAAAATGTTCAGCTATGAATTATACAGGAACGAGGCAAAACTGTATCCCAAAAAAGGTGCAACATATGGCTGATAGTATACAGCCAAGTATTTTAGCTGACCACATTTGCTATCTTTTTTAGAATTTTGAAGTCACTGAGAAGATGAACTTCCTCTGTTTGAAGTCACTAGGAGGACCATGTTCTAGCGTTCATCGCTCTATAAGATGAATGCATAACTGTACAGCCCGGCTCAGAAACCCCACGGTGTGTTCTTGCAGGCTTTCCTGCCTCGTGTTATGAGCAATCCGTCTCCAAGTGTACTTCATCAACACAACGAGCGCAGGATAAACCAAATAGAGCAATCTCAACAGAACGAATACGACAGCAAGAGCCAAACAGGTCTCTTGGCGAATCATGTTCTCGGGTGATCTAGCCCATGTGAAAGGGCAGTTCTCTGTCTCAGTGTTGTTTTCGTTGTTCCCCTTAAGATGAGGAACCGGTACGCTTTTCTCGATGGAAGTCTTATCCAGCGTCTCAATGCCTACACTCCCATGAACATTTCTCATGTTAGTTTCTCCAGTTGAGTTGTTCTGAACATCTGCAAAGAGCAAAACACCTTACCGGTAACATCGCTGTAGAACGCAACAAGAGAATCAAGAAGTCTAGTTCCTCGGTATCGTGCCATCATCGTTGAATTCACAAGAAAGAGAGTAGGAAAGCCATGAACTCCATACTTAGAGAGGGTGCTgcaccacaacaacaacaagtgATCAAAAATGATGATCATCACTACACTGAGAGGGGCATTGTGTTTAACAACCAACACACCCACCTTGGCTTAACGGATGAGTCCTTAATTGCAAAGTGAGGAATTGAGGAGTAAAGAGAAGAGATGACATGGAAGGTTGGTCTAAAGGAGGTTGAGAAAGGACACCATGATGCATAGAAGAGCAAAGCCACATAGTTACACTTGTTTTCATGAATCATATCCAACGCTGTTTGTAACCAACGCTCATCACCCTAAACTCGatgaaaacaaacaaagattCAATCAATTGGGCGTAAATGTTGTGGGAAACTTTCTCGGTACCTCCGTGACGGCAAGAAAATGAAGAGGCTCGTCAGAAAGTGGACAGGTCGGATCGCGTAGCTCAAAAAAGGTGTAATCTTTAGCAGACCTCGGAGCACAAATCGGAACCCTAACGCAGAAGGCAATGAATGTTTGATTCCCAAACACAATCAACAACAGCATCAAAAAGATCCGTTTCTCCATACTAGTTGATACCCTTTCTTCTTTCCCCCAACAGAATTCAAGAAAACAAACCAGAAAAGCTGAGAAGTTGATATCTCTTCCAACGAAATCAATAGCGGTAAGGAGGTGTTGGAAGATAAAAACGGGGGAAaatgagaggaagaagaagcggTTGTGGTTGCTGGGCGAGAGAACTCGGATTTGCTCGTAGGAACAAAGCAAAGCCTGAAGAATGCGACtataaaagtaaattatatGAACCGGAATTCTTTTAGAATAAATTGGCCAATTAGGCTTATCCTTCCTTTTCtacttttaatttatagttttgtctcattatatatttaattatttttaatacgAAATTAATCTTATAGCCctctaatttaatttataaactgCGGTTTCTATTtgattattaaacatttatgtagtttatgttttgtttatttattaaactaatcatttatgtaatttttacaatattttaaatatattcatccaaatataattcaattttgtaattttgtttagtttatacaatatttaatatatgtatactatataatcagttatatatttattaaaatagtaaaaaggaaCACGTATATccatcaaaatataattttgatttcatattttaatttttataaacaaatcatgataaatataaaacatataaactgatgaaattaataaaactaaatataaaactaggcaaaacttatttatattttctataacatTAAGGGCAAATCTTCAAAAATagcattttttaagtttttatcacaaaaatagcattcgaaaaataaaataatcaaaatagcatttttgttttgaaaattttaatatttatttttttatttttaaagatttgAACAGATTCCTAAAACCctaccccttaactctaaatcctaagtcTTAGAGTAATTAACTCgagggttataaatgcatatttacctttcaataaaactttttttagtcatttttttcattgtgatgctattttatgacaaaaattTGGTTTAGtgctatttttgttttttctctaaCATTAAacctttgaaatatatatatatatatatataatttatttacatatgcataaaaacataacaaaatgcCTTAACTATAgcttattaattatatattagtcaaatataaatatactatctACATTACATATAACATcaatattgttcttttttttttttttttttttagcaacatcAATATTGTTCttacaaatttgaaaatataggTTCCAGGATCTTTTGAGCTAGTAACCGACAaaaattttttattacatatttgtaaatataaaatttattactcaaccaaaataaataatttaacaagTGGGAAGTAAGAGGAAGACAGTTGAGAGAACCTAGCAGAAAGAGATgtggaaacaaaaacttttaTATGTCCAGCCGGACAGGGAGAAGTGGATAAGCTGTTTTGGCGAATTGTATGGTTGTTGGTAGTGTCATTTATAACTCCTTTACAAATATTAGGTAGATAGTCGTTCTAAACTTCTAATGTTAAACCAATTTGAAGAGTCTAATACAATTCATCACATTTGCCAAAGTGATATGTGTCAAAGACCTCACAAGTATGATCCTAGCGCtggcatctctctctctctctctcttctctctctctctctctctctctctctctctctctctctctctctcttctctctctctctctctctctctctctctctctctctctctctctctctctctctctctctctctctctctctctctctctctctctctctctctctctctctctctctctctcacacacacacacaattaTTTGTAGTTTCATCGTCTCATGATGAGTTTTCTGAACCCACTAGCTAGTGCCACAAAATCCAGTAGTATGCCTTAATTCTCTTAATCACCTTTAGATTCGGTACCACAAAAATAAAGTaatgatctttcttttttcttttgtaagttTGGACATTTAATCTTAAATGCCCAAAACTTTCACGTTTTGTGCATTGAGCTCTCTTCTTTAAAACATTGGAGAGTTTGACTTAAATTTCCATATCCAATGCATGTCTTTTTTTCCAATCACTTCTTCGATCTTCATTGTATTTAGCATTTTGATTCTAACCACTTGTGTTGAGTCTTCCATTTTTTGGGCAGTCCTTTGTTAAATCTTTTCACCATATTATTGAAGTTCTTTCCGATCAAGCTCACATGCTCCTCTAGTTTTGACCCTCTTATCCTCATGATTTGCGGCAAACACAATTCTTTTGACCAGATGACATGAGGAGTCCGACGAGTTTGTCAAACTGAATCTCATTATAATTCATTATGGATTTTATCACTGCCTTGTAGGATTCAAACCTGATAGGGAAACACCTGATGAGTTTCTTAACTAGCTTCTTCTCATTGTATTTCTTCTCTAAGACTGCTGATTTATTGGCTATGGTGTTTAATTCTGAGGCAAAGCTTCATAACGACTCATCTTCACGCATTATTAGATTCTTGAACTTAGTAGCAAGATGATTCAGACACGCTTGCATCTCCTTTAAAATAGTTGACCAAGGTATCTTAAGCAGCTTTGGCAGATTTTCATCGTTAAATGATTTTGAACTAATCAATATCCACTATAGATAAGATGGTGAACTTGGCCTTAGAGTTGAACTTAGATccattattttattcttttcttcATTCTTTTCTTCAGTTGTCCATTAATTTAGCAGCTTGGTGACCTCCTTGTTTTTCTAGAACGTGGATATACGAAATATTTTTGAATGAAAGATTCATTCTCTgtaaatacatttattaaaaatcacttaaacaaaCTTTACTgactta is part of the Raphanus sativus cultivar WK10039 chromosome 5, ASM80110v3, whole genome shotgun sequence genome and harbors:
- the LOC108835640 gene encoding probable protein phosphatase 2C 10, coding for MASFCCFGSSDYDLVTGRASSSSGKGKNSDGEIKFGYSLVKGKANHPMEDYYVSKFTKVDGKELGLFAIYDGHLGERVPAYLQKHLFSNILKEEHFWYDTQRALIAAYEKTDQTILSHSDLGRGGSTAVTAILLDGRRLWVANVGDSRAVLSRGGQAIQMTVDHEPHTERLSIEDKGGFVSNMPGDVPRVNGQLAVSRAFGDKSLKTHLRSDPDVKDSSIDAHTDVLVLASDGLWKVMANQEAIDIARRIKDPVKAAKELTTEALRRDSKDDISCIVVRLR
- the LOC108860124 gene encoding 5'-adenylylsulfate reductase-like 4 gives rise to the protein MEKRIFLMLLLIVFGNQTFIAFCVRVPICAPRSAKDYTFFELRDPTCPLSDEPLHFLAVTEGDERWLQTALDMIHENKCNYVALLFYASWCPFSTSFRPTFHVISSLYSSIPHFAIKDSSVKPSTLSKYGVHGFPTLFLVNSTMMARYRGTRLLDSLVAFYSDVTGIETLDKTSIEKSVPVPHLKGNNENNTETENCPFTWARSPENMIRQETCLALAVVFVLLRLLYLVYPALVVLMKYTWRRIAHNTRQESLQEHTVGFLSRAVQLCIHLIER